A region from the Triticum aestivum cultivar Chinese Spring chromosome 3D, IWGSC CS RefSeq v2.1, whole genome shotgun sequence genome encodes:
- the LOC123073529 gene encoding transcription factor bHLH168 — translation MKSRRQSDRGGAAAGAMALDGSHHTTSSGKMERKDVEKNRRLHMKGLCLKLSSLVPASSTHHLRHYSSSSSSPPSSNKDAATQLDQLDSAAAYIKQLRARIEDLKRRKQAALSGNTVGCSSSVSAGDYKSQTAALPVIEVRHQDGTLDVALASEAGRPFRLHEVMAVLEQEGAEVVSASFSVVGDKIFYTLHSQALCPRIGLDAGRVAQRLRGLAAAATVSALLT, via the exons ATGAAGAGCAGGAGGCAGAGCGACCGCGGAGGAGCCGCCGCCGGCGCCATGGCGCTGGACGGGAGCCACCACACCACAAGCAGCGGCAAGATGGAGCGCAAGGACGTGGAGAAGAACCGGCGGCTGCACATGAAGGGACTCTGCCTCAAGCTCTCCTCCCTCGTGCCCGCCTCCTcaacccaccacctccgccattattcttcttcctcttcctcgccgCCGTCCAGCAACAAG GACGCGGCGACGCAGCTGGACCAGCTGGACAGCGCGGCGGCGTACATCAAGCAGCTCCGGGCCAGGATCGAGGACCTCAAGCGCCGCAAGCAGGCCGCCCTCTCCGGCAACACCGTTGGCTGCTCATCCTCCGTCTCCGCCGGCGACTACAAGTCACAGACGGCAGCGCTGCCTGTGATCGAGGTGCGGCACCAGGACGGGACGCTGGACGTGGCGCTGGCGAGCGAGGCCGGGCGTCCCTTCCGGCTGCACGAGGTGATGGCGGTGCTGGAGCAGGAGGGGGCCGAGGTGGTCAGCGCCAGCTTCTCCGTCGTCGGCGACAAGATCTTCTACACGCTCCATTCCCAGGCGCTCTGCCCCCGCATCGGCCTCGACGCCGGCCGCGTCGCCCAGAGGCTCCGCGGcctcgccgccgcagccaccgTCTCGGCGCTGCTGACATGA